From Juglans regia cultivar Chandler chromosome 8, Walnut 2.0, whole genome shotgun sequence, the proteins below share one genomic window:
- the LOC109021598 gene encoding cytochrome P450 87A3-like, producing MWSVWLSVISGLLIVFSTHWLYRWRNPKCNGKLPPGSMGFPLIGETLSFMVSNKSIDTPLFVKKRMEKYGPVFRTSLVGRPVVVSSDPEFNYQVFQQEGKLVERWYMDSFSKLLHGLDASGINAHKNIHKYLRNMILGTFGTEALKEKLLPKLEDAINEKLQCWSKLSSLEVKKGTSAMIFDFTAAQLFSYEPNKSGENIGESFDNFLEGLMAFPINIPGTAYHKCLQNQKAAVKIITNTLEERKRNPEIRKGDFLDQILADMKTESFLTEKFIIYMMFGLILASFETISATLTLAIKLITDNPKVLQELTEEHEAILNNREDAESGLTWKEYKYSMTFTHNVINESLRLASVAPGILRRTLQDIQVNGYTIPKGWTLMVVPSALQLNPRTYEDPLAFNPWRWQDISANVTAKNFIPFGAGMTSCAGADFSKVLMAVFFHALVTKYRCTAIKGGEVIRSPALGFGNGFHIQVEAKHDG from the exons ATGTGGTCTGTTTGGCTTTCTGTCATTAGCGGCCTGCTTATAGTGTTTTCCACCCATTGGCTTTATAGGTGGAGGAACCCTAAATGTAATGGAAAATTACCACCCGGCTCTATGGGCTTCCCACTTATTGGGGAGACCCTCAGttttatggtctcaaacaagtcCATAGACACACCACTTTTCGTGAAGAAAAGGATGGAGAA ATATGGGCCAGTATTTCGGACAAGCTTGGTCGGACGGCCGGTTGTGGTATCATCTGATCCTGAATTCAACTATCAAGTTTTCCAACAAGAAGGAAAACTGGTTGAGCGATGGTACATGGATTCCTTCTCAAAGCTTCTGCACGGCCTAGACGCATCAGGAATTAATGCCCACAAGAACATTCACAAGTACCTGCGAAACATGATCTTGGGTACCTTCGGTACCGAGGCTCTCAAGGAAAAGTTGCTGCCCAAGTTGGAAGATGCCATAAACGAAAAGTTGCAGTGTTGGTCTAAGCTTTCCAGTTTGGAAGTGAAAAAAGGCACTTCAGCT ATGATCTTTGATTTTACAGCAGCGCAGCTATTCAGTTATGAACCAAACAAATCTGGGGAAAATATTGGTGAATCTTTCGACAACTTTTTGGAAGGACTCATGGCATTCCCCATCAACATCCCTGGTACTGCTTATCATAAATGTCTACAG AACCAGAAGGCGGCGGTAAAAATAATAACCAACACGCTAGAAGAAAGAAAACGTAATCCTGAAATTCGCAAAGGAGATTTTCTTGATCAGATTTTGGCCGACATGAAAACGGAGTCGTTCTTGACCGAAAAATTCATCATCTACATGATGTTTGGGCTCATCCTTGCAAGCTTTGAGACTATATCAGCAACTCTTACATTAGCCATTAAGTTAATTACAGATAATCCTAAAGTTCTGCAAGAATTAACG GAGGAACATGAAGCAATTCTTAACAACAGAGAAGATGCCGAATCTGGACTCACATGGAAGGAATACAAGTACTCCATGACTTTTACCCATAAC GTTATCAATGAATCACTTAGGCTGGCCAGTGTTGCTCCTGGAATACTGAGAAGAACACTTCAAGACATTCAAGTAAATG GGTATACGATTCCAAAAGGGTGGACACTTATGGTGGTTCCTTCTGCACTTCAACTGAACCCAAGAACTTATGAGGATCCTCTAGCCTTCAATCCTTGGCGATGGCAG GACATCTCTGCGAACGTCACAGCCAAGAATTTCATACCATTCGGGGCAGGCATGACGTCATGTGCAGGAGCAGATTTCAGCAAGGTTCTCATGGCTGTTTTCTTTCATGCCTTGGTCACGAAATACAG gtgcacTGCTATCAAGGGAGGCGAGGTGATTCGGTCCCCTGCTTTAGGATTCGGAAATGGTTTTCACATTCAGGTTGAAGCAAAGCATGATGGGTGA
- the LOC118349175 gene encoding protein FAR1-RELATED SEQUENCE 6-like, with protein MGEDEDGRPPRPSTSISGTQGYYGNVNPYNLPYMMPPNPYPYPHPNPYAWGSQHLPLPPFGTTMSSPLLSNPEELRRGEDTTQQSAMPLCVPTMPYPHCASESSTMPSSSVAEKNLGGTYPHPYAWGSQHLAPPPFGPTMPSPLSSISEELRRGEDTTQHLAMPLRVPTMPSNSVPHQNLEETSSNINIEPDAEGVNEVSDDDNRVEPPNAGMHFATDKEILDYYKRYAKQEGFGVIIRRTKRDLDGSVKYVTIGCARGGKYYPSHSNLSKPRPTTKTDCKAKINARFVNGVWVLTSIDLVHNHSTVSPQKSRFFRSHKHLDEYSQRMLDLNDRAGIWMNKNFQALVTDVGGFENLAFQEKDYRNFIDKARYLRMSKGGGEALNGYFKRMRKMNDDFVSVMDVDDEFRVRNVFWADARSRAAYEYFGDVITFDTTYLTNRYGMPFALFVGVNHHGQSILLGADLISSEDTSTFVWLFEAWLECMNGREPVAIITDQDRAMKNEIEIVFLNARHRYCLWHIMRKLPEKLGSHSAYNAGLKIAIMSAVYDTQNAEQFEEKWGQLIHNYDLIDNSWLQGLYAERSFWIPVYLKGVFWAGMSTTQRSESMNAFFDGYVHSGTTLKEFVDQFDNALRKKVEAGTTADFQSYNQTIPCVSLFKIERQFQSLYTNAKFKEVQAEVWGMLLCNSSLVGTEGRISTFDVLEEISTPDGQSKIVKYIIYFNEDECKVQCTCALFEMRGILCRHAFKVCQMKDIHVLPEKYVLDRWRKDLKRRYTLVKSSYDDVRVNADARRYELVVQRCLRFAMRVSRNDEDVNAFFHMLDDFEHKYVGLEPESGSSKLKQNVVVVAVADKDKKILSPHVVREKGRLPTRRKTYRNLFDDTSHNVDLPVSEVAATVQEVVIQTQCSTLTQIIMLTFSIYSGYAKLAQWNLA; from the exons ATGGGCGAAGATGAAGATGGAAGGCCACCCAGGCCTTCTACATCGATTTCAGGAACCCAG ggaTATTATGGAAATGTAAATCCATATAACTTGCCATATATGATGCCTCCAAATCCATATCCATATCCACATCCAAATCCGTACGCTTGGGGTAGTCAG CATCTGCCACTACCACCCTTTGGAACAACCATGTCATCCCCTCTGTTGAGTAATCCAGAAGAGTTGAGACGAGGTGAAGATACAACCCAG CAGTCGGCGATGCCACTATGTGTGCCAACTATGCCCTACCCACATTGCGCAAGTGAGTCATCAACTATGCCATCCTCCTCTGTAGCTGAAAAGAATTTAGGAG GAACATATCCACATCCATATGCTTGGGGTAGCCAG CATCTGGCACCGCCACCCTTTGGACCAACCATGCCATCCCCTTTGTCGAGTATTTCGGAGGAGTTGAGACGAGGTGAAGATACAACCCAG CATTTGGCAATGCCACTACGTGTGCCAACTATGCCATCCAATTCTGTACCCCATCAGAATTTAGAAG AAACTTCATCCAACATAAATATAGAGCCAGATGCAGAGGGGGTGAATGAAGTATCAGATGATGATAATAGAGTTGAGCCTCCAAACGCTGGTATGCACTTTGCTACTGATAAAGAGATTTTAGACTATTACAAACGATACGCCAAACAAGAGGGTTTTGGTGTTATCATAAGAAGAACGAAGAGAGATCTGGATGGGAGTGTGAAGTATGTGACAATTGGCTGTGCACGTGGCGGCAAGTATTATCCTAGCCACAGTAATTTATCAAAGCCAAGGCCAACGACAAAAACTGATTGTAAGGCAAAGATAAATGCTCGGTTTGTGAATGGGGTATGGGTGTTGACCAGTATTGATCTTGTTCACAATCACAGTACGGTTAGCCCacaaaaatctagattttttagatCTCACAAACATTTGGATGAATATAGTCAGAGAATGCTCGATTTGAATGACAGAGCGGGTATTtggatgaataaaaattttcaagcaCTTGTGACTGATGTTGGGGGGTTTGAGAATTTAGCTTTCCAAGAGAAAGATTATaggaattttattgacaaagctAGATACTTGAGAATGAGTAAAGGAGGTGGTGAAGCACTAAATGGCTACTTTAAGAGAATGAGGAAAATGAATGATGACTTTGTTTCCGTCATGGACGTGGATGATGAGTTTAGAGTTAGGAATGTGTTTTGGGCTGACGCACGAAGTCGGGCCGCATATGAGTATTTTGGAGACGTCATCACGTTCGATACTACGTACCTAACAAATAGGTATGGGATGCCGTTTGCTCTCTTTGTTGGAGTAAACCATCATGGACAGTCCATTCTTTTAGGGGCAGACTTGATTTCAAGTGAGGATACAAGTACCTTCGTCTGGTTGTTTGAAGCATGGTTAGAATGCATGAATGGACGGGAACCCGTAGCAATCATAACAGACCAAGATAGGGCAATGAAGAATGAGATTGAGATTGTATTCCTGAATGCAAGACATCGATATTGTCTCTGGCATATAATGCGGAAACTGCCAGAGAAATTGGGATCCCACTCGGCATATAACGCAGGATTGAAGATTGCAATTATGAGTGCAGTCTATGATACACAAAATGCCGAACAATTTGAGGAGAAGTGGGGGCAGTTAATTCATAACTATGACCTTATTGACAATTCATGGTTGCAGGGGTTGTACGCTGAGAGGTCATTTTGGATACCAGTTTACTTGAAAGGTGTATTCTGGGCTGGTATGAGTACTACCCAACGgtctgaaagcatgaatgccTTCTTCGACGGTTATGTGCATTCTGGTACGACATTGAAAGAATTTGTTGATCAATTTGACAATGCTTTGAGGAAGAAGGTGGAGGCGGGGACGACAGCTGATTTCCAGTCCTATAACCAAACAATTCCATGTGTATCCCTATTCAAAATTGAGAGGCAGTTTCAGTCATTATAcacaaatgcaaaatttaaagagGTCCAAGCAGAGGTTTGGGGGATGCTTTTATGTAACTCTTCACTTGTGGGCACTGAAGGTAGGATTTCCACCTTCGATGTTTTAGAAGAAATCTCTACACCTGATGGACAGTCCAAAATTGTTAAGTACATTATTTACTTTAATGAAGACGAATGCAAAGTTCAATGCACGTGTGCCTTGTTTGAGATGAGGGGGATTCTCTGTAGGCATGCATTTAAGGTCTGTCAGATGAAGGACATTCATGTGCTGCCAGAGAAATATGTGTTGGATCGATGGAGGAAAGACTTAAAGAGAAGATACACACTGGTTAAGAGTAGTTATGATGATGTACGGGTCAATGCGGATGCACGACGCTATGAGCTTGTCGTACAAAGATGTCTAAGATTTGCGATGCGTGTATCTCGAAATGATGAAGATGTGAATGCATTCTTTCATATGTTGGATGACTTTGAGCATAAGTATGTAGGATTAGAGCCTGAGTCCGGTTCTTCAAAGTTAAAACAGAACGTGGTCGTCGTCGCCGTCGCCGATAaggataagaaaatattaagcccgCACGTTGTTCGGGAGAAAGGGAGACTGCCAACACGAAGAAAG ACATACAGAAATCTATTTGACGATACATCACACAATGTTGACCTCCCGGTGTCAGAAGTTGCTGCTACTGTTCAGGAGGTTGTTATCCAAACCCAGTGTAGTACTCTAACACAA ATCATAATGTTGACATTCTCAATATATTCAGGCTACGCCAAGCTTGCCCAATGGAACTTAGCATAG
- the LOC109021456 gene encoding uncharacterized protein LOC109021456: protein MDLRPEYRSISCELRALKKMVRNEFGNGDSDSDGIANSFGANSSPLFERGRFYEEYSARRNERLRSKKNETGHERKTAHGLGVMGESPKKSSSTKNLESLRKSVSSAYSVEQSEAPTSRYMLRSMTKENKKPPLAVKSRKSSVLGAEPKIGTRSVRRG, encoded by the coding sequence ATGGATCTTCGACCCGAGTACCGCTCAATCTCGTGCGAGTTGCGGGCTTTAAAGAAGATGGTACGCAACGAGTTTGGCAACGGAGATTCAGACAGTGATGGGATTGCTAATTCTTTCGGTGCCAATTCGAGTCCTCTGTTTGAGAGGGGTCGGTTTTACGAGGAGTACTCCGCTAGAAGGAACGAGAGGCTGAGGAGCAAGAAGAACGAGACAGGGCATGAAAGGAAGACCGCGCACGGTCTCGGTGTCATGGGGGAGTCTCCGAAAAAAAGCAGCAGTACGAAGAACCTTGAGAGTTTGAGGAAATCGGTCTCGTCGGCTTACTCTGTGGAGCAGAGCGAGGCCCCGACTTCGAGGTATATGCTAAGAAGTATGACGAAGGAGAACAAGAAGCCACCTCTGGCTGTCAAATCTAGGAAATCTTCGGTGCTTGGTGCAGAGCCAAAAATCGGGACTCGAAGCGTTCGGAGAGGCTGA